One Lysinibacillus fusiformis genomic window carries:
- a CDS encoding NUDIX hydrolase, whose amino-acid sequence MKKDRGKVWLGVAGVTVNQLGQWLVVKKAYSGLKGRWSLPAGFVNAGETIDEAVVREIKEETGIDCFVSGLIGFRTGVIRGEVSDNMAIFYCRMRDEQQALCIQENELLEAKWLYPKELAQDEMTSVMLKEMVSNQFENHQLEAIDGINPGEVFGYSSYKLFFKK is encoded by the coding sequence ATGAAGAAAGATAGAGGAAAAGTTTGGCTAGGAGTAGCGGGGGTTACTGTCAATCAGCTCGGACAATGGCTTGTTGTAAAAAAAGCATATAGTGGTTTAAAAGGACGTTGGTCATTACCTGCTGGCTTCGTGAATGCAGGTGAAACAATTGATGAAGCAGTTGTACGAGAAATAAAAGAAGAGACAGGTATCGATTGTTTCGTATCGGGGTTGATTGGTTTCCGCACAGGAGTTATTCGCGGGGAAGTTAGTGATAATATGGCCATTTTTTATTGTAGGATGCGAGATGAACAGCAGGCATTATGTATTCAAGAAAATGAATTGCTAGAAGCGAAATGGCTATATCCAAAGGAGCTTGCACAGGATGAAATGACGTCTGTGATGCTAAAGGAAATGGTATCCAATCAATTCGAAAACCATCAACTAGAAGCCATAGATGGCATTAACCCAGGAGAGGTATTTGGTTACTCATCCTATAAATTGTTCTTTAAAAAATAA
- a CDS encoding MarR family winged helix-turn-helix transcriptional regulator, with amino-acid sequence MKDELQNRDVVDLLSERHEILRRLAEDKWNNNNNIYISNSEWYILGRIYKNQLTISDVTKDVDFSRQATHKFIKSLEAKGLVEVSNAEHSKKHKVIRMTEFGEACYEKNELYKSEIEQQLVNTIGEEQVANLKNILNLNWSIEHLEV; translated from the coding sequence TTGAAGGACGAATTGCAAAATCGAGATGTAGTTGATTTGTTGAGCGAACGTCACGAAATACTTCGACGACTTGCTGAAGATAAGTGGAATAATAATAATAATATTTATATCTCTAATTCAGAATGGTATATTTTAGGGAGAATTTATAAAAATCAACTGACTATTTCAGATGTAACAAAAGACGTTGATTTTTCTAGACAAGCCACTCATAAATTTATAAAAAGTTTAGAAGCAAAAGGATTAGTAGAAGTTAGTAATGCTGAGCATAGTAAAAAACACAAAGTAATTCGAATGACGGAATTTGGTGAAGCTTGCTACGAGAAAAATGAACTTTATAAATCCGAAATTGAACAGCAATTAGTCAACACAATTGGAGAAGAACAAGTGGCGAATTTAAAAAATATTTTAAATCTTAATTGGAGTATTGAGCATTTAGAAGTGTAA
- a CDS encoding CarD family transcriptional regulator, producing MYNVGDVVIYSSHGLCSVEDICEQTFSDITKTYYVLQPLNDSKLTIRTPTDNAKKQLRNIIEKEEAIQILHSFTSPGVEWIEQNTHRMRFHVEIIKTGDRQKQANLLNTLLRKKFEYEANEKKFPNQEEKLLQSLQEIIFSEFSVALDKPSDEIYEYVLTQLN from the coding sequence ATGTACAATGTTGGCGATGTAGTCATTTATTCATCACATGGACTTTGTTCAGTTGAAGATATTTGTGAACAAACCTTTAGCGACATTACAAAAACTTACTACGTTTTACAACCACTCAATGATTCAAAATTAACAATTCGTACCCCTACTGACAATGCAAAAAAACAGCTTAGAAATATTATTGAAAAAGAAGAAGCTATTCAAATTTTACATTCATTTACGTCTCCCGGCGTGGAATGGATTGAACAAAACACTCATCGTATGAGATTTCACGTAGAAATTATTAAAACTGGCGATAGACAAAAACAAGCAAACCTCTTAAACACTTTGCTTCGTAAAAAGTTTGAATATGAAGCGAACGAAAAAAAATTCCCAAATCAAGAAGAAAAATTACTTCAATCATTACAAGAAATCATATTTTCAGAATTCTCCGTTGCACTAGATAAACCATCAGATGAAATTTATGAATATGTATTAACACAGCTTAACTAA
- a CDS encoding class I SAM-dependent methyltransferase encodes MSFSYYGELCTEVYDLTKKVGQSLSGDIEYYRDRLKDCKGRILEAMVGSGRVIIPLLESGLNVDGVDYSSEMLASCRRHCEARGLKPELYEANLKELSLDIKYEAIIIPTGSFLLIEKRDESMKVLKKLYDHLEPNGKLILDLFLPDNKLDIHGKFEGTSTFSLSNGDTITMEEKLVEADLFNQYKISYLKYEKWREGKRIQSELQRFALRWYGVEEFKLVLESIGFSDVVVSADFDYGKQPTNSKQTFTFEATRK; translated from the coding sequence ATGTCTTTTAGTTATTATGGAGAACTTTGTACAGAAGTTTATGATTTAACGAAAAAGGTCGGACAATCATTGAGCGGAGATATAGAATATTATCGTGACAGACTGAAAGATTGTAAAGGGCGCATTCTTGAAGCAATGGTTGGTTCTGGCCGAGTAATTATTCCGCTTTTAGAATCTGGTCTTAATGTTGATGGAGTGGATTATTCTTCAGAGATGTTAGCTTCTTGTCGTCGACACTGTGAAGCACGTGGGTTAAAGCCTGAATTATATGAAGCGAATTTAAAAGAACTGTCTCTAGATATTAAATATGAGGCGATTATAATTCCAACAGGATCATTTTTATTGATTGAAAAACGAGATGAATCAATGAAAGTATTAAAGAAACTTTACGATCACCTTGAACCAAATGGAAAACTTATACTTGATCTTTTCCTACCAGATAACAAACTTGACATTCATGGAAAGTTTGAAGGAACATCTACATTTAGCTTGTCGAATGGTGATACGATTACTATGGAAGAAAAACTTGTCGAAGCGGATTTGTTTAACCAATATAAAATTTCCTATTTAAAGTATGAAAAGTGGCGAGAAGGAAAACGGATTCAATCTGAATTACAGCGTTTCGCTCTAAGATGGTACGGTGTAGAGGAATTTAAGTTAGTACTTGAAAGTATCGGTTTTTCGGATGTAGTTGTGTCCGCAGATTTCGATTATGGAAAACAACCAACAAATAGTAAACAGACCTTCACTTTTGAAGCAACTAGAAAATAA
- a CDS encoding HesB/IscA family protein, translating to MTSLKQVIDVTEAAVFHINEMMEHNEERGSFLRVVVNGGGCSGLSYGMHFDKEKKDDDFEDVQHGLTILVTREDAPILTGTKIDYKQSLMGGGFTIDNPNAIASCGCGTSFKAAKREGTPEVCD from the coding sequence ATGACAAGTTTAAAACAAGTAATAGATGTGACTGAAGCGGCAGTCTTTCATATTAATGAAATGATGGAGCATAATGAAGAGCGAGGTTCTTTTTTACGCGTGGTTGTTAATGGTGGTGGATGTAGTGGCCTATCGTACGGAATGCATTTCGATAAAGAGAAAAAAGATGATGATTTTGAAGATGTACAACATGGTTTAACTATTCTTGTTACCCGCGAAGATGCGCCTATTTTAACGGGAACGAAAATTGACTATAAACAATCGCTTATGGGCGGTGGCTTCACCATCGATAATCCAAATGCAATCGCATCATGTGGCTGTGGCACAAGCTTTAAAGCGGCAAAACGTGAAGGTACACCTGAGGTTTGTGATTGA
- a CDS encoding DUF2225 domain-containing protein: protein MEISPYYEKKVQCLNCKKEFPTLKVRSKFIKVDHTETDFQPIYADGVNALYYNVFVCEHCGFSFTEDFTRYFAPGVQDVIRTQITEKWVHHDFKGERTVFQAIQAYKLAFLCGTIKKEKFVATAGLALRLAWLYRSLKNNGQEQRFIKISRDHYMESYSTEDYSSTQMSDVRIMYMIAELSRRIGDLENATRFLSRVIEKQSTGGEAKVIDMAKEQWAIIRKEKEQARQV from the coding sequence ATGGAGATTTCACCGTATTACGAAAAAAAGGTCCAATGTCTTAATTGTAAAAAAGAATTTCCAACATTGAAAGTACGCTCTAAATTCATTAAAGTAGATCATACCGAAACCGATTTTCAGCCGATTTATGCAGACGGTGTCAATGCCCTTTATTACAATGTATTCGTTTGTGAGCATTGCGGTTTCTCATTTACAGAAGACTTTACCAGATATTTTGCACCAGGGGTACAAGATGTTATTCGTACTCAAATTACTGAAAAATGGGTACATCATGATTTTAAAGGGGAACGCACCGTATTCCAAGCTATTCAAGCTTATAAATTAGCCTTTCTTTGCGGCACGATAAAAAAAGAAAAGTTTGTAGCAACAGCAGGTCTTGCATTGCGTCTTGCATGGCTGTATCGTTCGCTGAAAAATAATGGCCAAGAGCAGCGTTTTATAAAAATTTCGCGGGACCATTATATGGAATCTTATTCAACTGAGGATTACAGCTCTACGCAAATGTCAGATGTACGTATTATGTACATGATTGCAGAATTATCACGACGTATCGGTGATTTAGAAAATGCGACACGCTTCTTATCACGAGTCATCGAAAAGCAAAGCACTGGTGGCGAAGCAAAGGTGATCGATATGGCAAAAGAGCAATGGGCAATCATTCGTAAGGAAAAAGAACAAGCGCGCCAAGTATAA
- a CDS encoding NifU family protein produces the protein MAEVTINDQVQEVLDKLRPFLLRDGGDCELVDIEDGVVKLRLLGACGSCPSSTITLKAGIERALLEEVPGIIEVEQVF, from the coding sequence ATGGCAGAAGTAACAATTAACGACCAAGTTCAAGAAGTATTAGATAAATTACGTCCATTCTTACTACGTGACGGTGGAGACTGTGAATTAGTAGATATAGAAGACGGCGTTGTAAAATTACGTTTACTAGGTGCATGCGGCAGTTGCCCAAGTTCTACGATTACACTAAAAGCAGGTATTGAACGCGCATTATTAGAAGAAGTACCTGGCATTATTGAAGTTGAACAAGTATTTTAA
- a CDS encoding YuzD family protein produces MEHTKPIIEIYGTAVICASCVNAPSSKDTYEWLQAAINRKYPQQAYNIRYVDIEGPIENERDQDYAARIQEDEFFYPLVLINDEVVGEGYVQLKPVFTALENLGFTPDETV; encoded by the coding sequence ATGGAACACACAAAACCGATTATCGAAATTTATGGAACGGCAGTCATTTGCGCAAGCTGTGTCAATGCACCATCTTCTAAAGATACATATGAATGGCTACAAGCAGCTATTAATCGCAAATACCCGCAACAAGCCTATAATATTCGCTATGTCGATATTGAAGGTCCAATTGAGAATGAACGTGACCAAGATTATGCTGCGCGTATCCAAGAAGATGAATTTTTCTATCCACTCGTACTCATTAATGATGAAGTGGTAGGAGAAGGCTATGTGCAATTAAAACCAGTCTTTACAGCACTTGAAAATTTAGGCTTCACACCAGACGAAACAGTTTAA
- a CDS encoding NAD(P)/FAD-dependent oxidoreductase, whose amino-acid sequence MGKLVLLGGGYGNMRVMLRLLPNNLPLDTEIVLVDRAPFHSLKTEFYALAAGTSTDKEIRVSFPEHDRLTAVYGEVVDINRAEKVVILDDGQRIEYDDLVIGLGCEDKYHDVPGAEEYTYSIQTMAKSRATFQALCGLPAGSTVGIVGAGLSGIELASELRESRADLKVKLFDRGQRILKDFPEKLSKYVKDWFIKHNVDVIANSNITKVEPGKIFNHEEEIPLDAVVWTAGVQPVKIVRDLDVEKDRQGRPIVSQYFNVLDDEHVYVVGDCASSEFSPSAQLAEEQAEQIVKVLRMRWKGEHLPEKMPDIKLKGFMGSLGKKQGFAYLADTTVTGRIARLMKSGLLWMYKYQND is encoded by the coding sequence ATGGGGAAATTAGTACTTTTAGGTGGCGGTTATGGCAATATGCGTGTCATGCTTCGTCTATTACCAAATAACTTACCTTTAGACACGGAAATCGTGCTAGTAGACCGCGCACCTTTCCATAGTTTAAAAACAGAATTTTATGCATTGGCAGCAGGGACATCGACAGATAAAGAAATTCGTGTAAGCTTCCCAGAGCATGATCGTTTAACGGCTGTATATGGAGAAGTCGTTGACATTAATCGTGCAGAGAAAGTAGTCATACTAGATGATGGGCAACGAATTGAATATGATGATTTAGTCATTGGACTAGGCTGTGAAGATAAATATCATGATGTACCGGGTGCAGAAGAATACACTTATAGCATTCAGACAATGGCAAAATCACGTGCAACGTTCCAAGCGCTTTGTGGTTTACCAGCAGGATCGACTGTTGGCATTGTAGGTGCAGGTTTAAGTGGTATTGAACTTGCAAGTGAGCTACGTGAAAGTCGAGCAGATTTAAAAGTAAAATTATTTGACCGTGGTCAACGTATTTTAAAAGATTTCCCTGAAAAGCTTAGTAAATACGTAAAAGATTGGTTTATCAAACATAATGTAGATGTTATTGCGAATTCTAATATTACAAAAGTGGAACCAGGTAAAATTTTCAATCACGAAGAGGAAATCCCACTTGATGCAGTAGTTTGGACTGCAGGGGTACAGCCTGTGAAAATTGTACGTGATTTGGATGTCGAAAAAGATCGTCAAGGTCGTCCAATCGTATCACAATACTTTAATGTACTTGATGATGAGCATGTATATGTTGTGGGGGATTGTGCCTCTTCTGAATTCTCGCCGAGTGCACAATTAGCTGAGGAACAAGCGGAACAAATCGTCAAAGTACTTCGTATGCGTTGGAAGGGCGAGCATTTACCGGAGAAAATGCCGGATATTAAATTAAAAGGTTTCATGGGCTCTCTTGGTAAAAAACAAGGATTTGCTTATTTAGCAGATACAACTGTTACTGGACGTATCGCACGTTTAATGAAATCGGGATTATTATGGATGTATAAATATCAAAACGATTAA
- a CDS encoding YuzB family protein, translated as MNPMVEFCISNLANGSQVTYEILERDPNIDVLEYGCLSYCTKCSESFYAIVNGELVEADSPEELTKAIYQFIEENPLW; from the coding sequence ATGAATCCAATGGTTGAATTTTGTATAAGTAATTTAGCAAATGGCTCACAAGTAACTTATGAAATACTCGAACGCGATCCAAATATTGACGTTTTGGAATATGGTTGCCTTAGTTACTGTACCAAATGTTCAGAATCCTTTTACGCCATCGTTAATGGTGAGTTAGTAGAGGCTGATTCTCCAGAAGAGCTAACAAAAGCCATTTATCAATTTATCGAAGAAAATCCATTATGGTAA
- a CDS encoding TIGR01457 family HAD-type hydrolase → MRSYKAYCFDLDGTVYRGKEGIPSTVTFIHGLQEKGIEPFYVTNNSSKTREQLQEALRAIGVDAPLQHIYSSALVTAKYIALNFAGQKVAMMGSDGIRTALYNEGIKLVDDDPDVFVMGIDRTLDYMALAKATIALQNGATFIATNQDIKFPTEYGFLPGNGSFARLVGEVADVEPTYIGKPSPAMLEVIAAEHGFTKDEMVMIGDNYDTDIMCGIRFGCDTIHVNTGVTPTKIVQEQELQPTYCIEAFV, encoded by the coding sequence ATGAGATCCTATAAGGCCTATTGCTTTGACTTAGACGGCACCGTATACCGTGGAAAGGAAGGTATTCCTTCAACGGTTACTTTTATTCATGGATTACAAGAAAAAGGGATCGAGCCATTTTACGTGACGAATAATTCATCGAAAACGAGAGAGCAACTACAAGAGGCTTTACGTGCAATTGGTGTGGACGCACCACTGCAACATATTTATTCAAGTGCATTGGTAACTGCGAAATATATAGCCCTAAATTTTGCTGGACAAAAGGTGGCAATGATGGGATCGGATGGTATCCGGACGGCGTTATATAATGAAGGAATAAAACTTGTAGACGACGATCCAGACGTCTTTGTAATGGGAATTGACCGAACACTTGACTATATGGCACTCGCTAAAGCAACGATTGCTTTACAAAACGGCGCTACATTTATTGCAACAAATCAAGACATTAAATTTCCGACAGAGTATGGTTTCTTACCAGGGAATGGTTCGTTTGCACGATTAGTAGGGGAAGTGGCAGATGTTGAGCCAACTTACATTGGTAAACCATCGCCTGCTATGCTTGAAGTGATTGCCGCTGAACACGGCTTTACAAAGGATGAAATGGTAATGATCGGCGATAATTATGACACAGATATTATGTGCGGTATTCGTTTTGGCTGTGATACAATCCATGTCAACACGGGTGTAACACCTACAAAGATTGTTCAAGAACAAGAGCTTCAACCGACGTATTGTATTGAAGCATTTGTATAA
- a CDS encoding DUF86 domain-containing protein, whose amino-acid sequence MYFVDRNKITNNLQYLDGLLATLEAEDNWLQNDIKKLALERIGHNVMESMMDVGNLMIDGFIMRDPGSYEDIIDILIDEKVVTTEMEAPLKAVVGLRKMLVREFVNVDIDEVVNVLTISLPTLKQFSPAVNNYLTNELGPVSAFLPEDHQ is encoded by the coding sequence GTGTATTTTGTAGATCGTAATAAAATCACAAATAATTTACAGTACTTAGATGGACTATTAGCGACTTTGGAGGCAGAGGATAACTGGCTACAAAATGATATTAAAAAATTAGCACTCGAGCGTATCGGACATAATGTGATGGAATCAATGATGGATGTTGGCAATTTAATGATTGATGGCTTCATTATGCGTGATCCAGGTAGCTATGAGGATATTATTGATATTTTAATCGATGAAAAAGTCGTAACTACTGAAATGGAAGCGCCATTAAAAGCAGTTGTAGGCTTACGAAAAATGCTTGTTCGTGAATTTGTAAATGTAGATATTGATGAAGTTGTGAATGTGTTAACAATCAGTTTACCAACATTGAAGCAGTTCTCACCAGCTGTGAATAATTACTTAACGAATGAGTTAGGCCCTGTTTCAGCATTTTTACCCGAGGATCATCAATGA
- a CDS encoding DUF3055 domain-containing protein, with the protein MERFFLYDDVEDTKTRFVSFAGQKLRYDLAILQSGRFFGKVLVMDIQFGRFAIIGPDDVEEPGYLEHVYNRSEEDTIELREYLRELLN; encoded by the coding sequence ATGGAACGCTTTTTCTTATATGATGATGTAGAAGATACAAAAACACGCTTTGTCAGCTTTGCTGGACAAAAGCTACGTTATGATTTAGCAATTTTACAATCTGGTCGTTTCTTTGGTAAAGTACTAGTGATGGACATTCAATTTGGCCGTTTCGCTATCATTGGTCCAGACGATGTGGAAGAGCCTGGCTACCTCGAACACGTATACAATCGCTCTGAAGAAGATACAATCGAGCTACGTGAATATTTACGAGAATTACTTAATTAG
- a CDS encoding D-glycero-alpha-D-manno-heptose-1,7-bisphosphate 7-phosphatase produces MKRAVFLDRDGVINEVLTNRVKFINKPQDLYFLPSVPEAIKKLNEFFDFIFVVTNQGGVGLGFMKESKLQQIHVHMLKELKKEGAIIHDVAYCPHKPKAGCACRKPNSKLIVDLGKKYDIDLAKSYMVGDTDTDIIAGKRAGTKGVFLGKSDPLADAVFPDLISAVEWIIADATA; encoded by the coding sequence ATGAAAAGAGCAGTATTTTTAGATAGGGATGGCGTCATCAATGAAGTATTAACGAATCGAGTTAAATTTATAAACAAACCGCAGGATCTATATTTCTTACCATCTGTTCCAGAAGCAATAAAAAAATTGAATGAGTTCTTTGATTTCATATTTGTAGTAACCAATCAAGGTGGTGTCGGATTGGGCTTTATGAAGGAATCGAAGCTACAACAAATACATGTCCATATGTTAAAAGAATTGAAAAAAGAAGGGGCAATTATTCATGACGTTGCTTATTGTCCTCATAAACCAAAGGCAGGCTGTGCTTGTCGCAAGCCAAATAGCAAATTAATTGTTGATCTTGGTAAAAAATATGATATTGATTTGGCGAAATCCTATATGGTAGGGGACACTGATACAGATATAATTGCTGGTAAAAGAGCAGGCACAAAAGGCGTTTTCTTAGGAAAAAGTGATCCTCTTGCAGATGCGGTTTTCCCTGATTTAATCAGTGCTGTCGAGTGGATTATAGCGGATGCAACTGCATAA
- a CDS encoding YutD family protein has product MIIIEGYEYELINDYREAFQEEAFHERYSDILAKYDYIVGDWGYNQLRLKGFFEDKNQKSTFDTKISTLQDYLYEYCNFGCAYFVLRKCGKIIQQPDIAVNEATEVAKPIENPQITE; this is encoded by the coding sequence TTGATAATTATTGAAGGATATGAATACGAGCTTATCAATGATTACCGTGAGGCTTTTCAAGAGGAAGCATTTCATGAACGGTACTCCGATATTTTAGCAAAATATGATTATATCGTAGGAGACTGGGGCTATAATCAATTACGATTAAAAGGCTTCTTTGAAGATAAAAATCAAAAATCTACCTTTGATACAAAAATAAGTACGCTTCAAGATTACTTATACGAGTATTGTAATTTTGGCTGTGCTTATTTCGTATTACGTAAATGCGGCAAAATAATACAGCAACCTGATATTGCAGTAAATGAAGCAACCGAAGTGGCCAAGCCTATAGAAAATCCACAAATAACAGAATAA
- the lipA gene encoding lipoyl synthase: MTSCKPTSKDKEEHLRKPDWLKIKLNTNDEYKGLKKLMREKNLHTVCEEARCPNIHECWGERRTATMMILGSVCTRACRFCAVKTGLPNELDLAEPERVADSVAIMNLKHVVITMVARDDLKDGGAEVLAETVRAIRRKSPLTSVEVLPSDLGGIKENLQFLMDAKPDILNHNIETVRRLTPRVRARAKYERSLEFLRLAKEMQPDIPTKSSLMIGLGETHEEILEVMDDLRANDVDIMTIGQYLQPTKKHLPVKKYYSPIEFGKLRKIAMEKGFKHCEAGPLVRSSYHADEQVNAATKERQLQVDL, translated from the coding sequence ATGACATCTTGTAAACCTACAAGCAAGGACAAAGAAGAACATTTAAGAAAACCTGACTGGCTAAAAATCAAACTAAACACGAACGATGAATATAAAGGGCTAAAAAAGCTCATGCGTGAAAAAAATCTACATACAGTTTGCGAAGAAGCACGCTGTCCAAATATTCATGAGTGCTGGGGTGAACGTCGTACAGCTACTATGATGATTTTAGGATCTGTTTGTACGCGTGCTTGTCGTTTCTGTGCTGTAAAAACGGGTTTACCGAATGAGCTAGATTTAGCTGAACCAGAACGAGTAGCAGATTCTGTAGCAATCATGAACTTAAAGCATGTTGTGATTACAATGGTTGCTCGTGACGACCTAAAAGATGGCGGTGCAGAGGTATTAGCCGAAACGGTACGTGCGATTCGTCGCAAAAGTCCACTTACTTCTGTTGAAGTTTTGCCATCTGACTTAGGCGGTATTAAAGAAAACCTTCAATTTTTAATGGACGCTAAACCAGATATTTTAAATCATAATATTGAAACTGTCCGTCGTTTAACGCCAAGAGTACGTGCACGTGCTAAGTATGAGCGTTCGTTAGAATTTCTTCGTTTAGCCAAAGAAATGCAACCAGACATTCCAACAAAATCATCATTAATGATTGGCTTAGGGGAAACACACGAAGAAATTTTAGAGGTTATGGATGATTTACGTGCAAATGACGTAGATATTATGACAATTGGTCAATATTTACAACCAACGAAAAAGCATTTACCTGTAAAAAAATATTATTCACCAATAGAATTTGGGAAATTACGCAAAATTGCCATGGAAAAAGGCTTTAAACATTGCGAAGCAGGCCCGCTTGTCCGTAGTAGTTACCATGCGGATGAACAAGTGAATGCAGCAACAAAAGAGCGCCAACTACAAGTAGATTTGTAA
- the yunB gene encoding sporulation protein YunB: MEQEEIFLFFPRKKMKLGTNSKKGLPLNRLTVLIVSSIVCLLLFLYFMNERLMPTYLEYAEVQTNKIASYVVSKAINARTSNVLDVNDIIEDLPAGSSEMVTTKFNTEIINRVRAETIELVKMYLEQAEQGELTHLPELENVEYDINNIQEGDGIVFFVPLGQAANIPLLGNLGPKIPIRFHVIGNVHSNVTSNIQEFGINSAYVEVGIHIEVNVQIIVPFASKSATVSQDIPVAMGLTRGPVPHIYTNGSEAPQPSLEVPVPYD, from the coding sequence ATGGAACAGGAGGAGATTTTTTTGTTTTTCCCTCGAAAAAAAATGAAATTAGGAACAAATAGTAAAAAAGGTTTACCGCTAAATCGTTTAACTGTGTTGATTGTGAGTAGTATTGTCTGTTTATTACTATTTTTGTATTTTATGAATGAGCGTCTTATGCCCACCTATTTAGAATATGCAGAAGTACAAACCAATAAAATTGCATCCTATGTTGTGAGTAAAGCCATCAATGCACGTACTTCCAACGTATTAGACGTCAATGATATTATTGAAGATTTACCAGCTGGTTCGTCTGAAATGGTAACGACAAAATTTAATACAGAAATTATTAATCGGGTTCGTGCAGAAACAATAGAACTCGTGAAAATGTATTTAGAACAGGCTGAACAAGGAGAACTGACACATTTGCCAGAATTAGAAAACGTCGAATACGACATCAATAATATTCAAGAAGGTGACGGCATTGTTTTCTTTGTACCACTTGGGCAAGCTGCAAACATTCCATTGCTCGGAAATTTAGGACCCAAAATACCGATTCGTTTTCATGTAATCGGCAATGTGCATAGCAATGTCACATCAAACATTCAAGAGTTTGGCATTAATAGCGCCTATGTGGAGGTAGGGATTCATATAGAGGTCAACGTGCAAATAATTGTACCGTTTGCCAGTAAATCTGCTACTGTTTCGCAGGATATTCCAGTGGCGATGGGGTTGACAAGAGGACCAGTACCACATATCTATACAAATGGCAGCGAGGCGCCACAGCCATCACTTGAGGTACCTGTACCTTATGATTAG